The following coding sequences are from one Paracoccus zhejiangensis window:
- a CDS encoding nitrate/nitrite transporter, with the protein MQSHATASRADQNRALGLSTIAFTACFAVWTIFSIIGVAIKGELGLNDTQFGLLVATPILTGSLTRIFLGVWTEKYGGRLVFSAQMILAALATWALTFADSYVMYLVAALGVGLAGGSFIIGVAYVSRWYDAGHQGTALGIFGAGNIGAAVTKFVAPFVMVAYGWQGVANTWAAALALMGVIFFVFAKDDPALVERRKSGAKAPGFAQQFAPLKNLQVWRFSLYYFFVFGAFVALALWLPHYLIDVYGVDVRTAGMAAASFSLSASLFRAYGGHLSDKFGARSVMYWTFGFSMLFLFMLSYPPTDYIIQGKDGPIAFSTSMGLWPFIATLFALGFFMSLGKAAVFKHIPVYYPNHVGAVGGLVGMIGGLGGFVLPIAFGALLDLTGIYTSCFALLFVLVALALTWMHLSVRAMERAAHGEALDSLPQLPEMQAIHHPDRTTMPRVLEDWRPEEPAFWADKGRSIARRNLWISIPALLLAFSVWMVWSMVVAKLPLIGFAFTPEQLFWLAALPALSGATLRIFYGFMVPIFGGRLWTTLSTASLMLPAIGIGYAVQNPETPYFIFLVLALLCGLGGANFASSMANIGYFFPKAEKGNALALNAGLGNLGVSVMQFLVPLVISVGVFGAMGGAPQALTEGGELWMQNAGFIWVPFILISTIAAWVGMNDIADAKASFAQQSVIFGRTHNWLMCVLYIGTFGSFIGYSAGFPLLSRIAFPDINALQYVFLGPLVGALSRAGTGWVSDKFGGGRVTFWVFVGMIASVLGVILSLQAGSFAGFFAGFMALFFFTGVGNASTFQMIPVIMGREVPRLMPQLAGADRARQIAMESGGIVAFTSAIGAYGGFFIPKAYGSSIAMTGSPIGALWLFLAFYVVCLAITWVVYTRPGGLLHDIERGRASSGAAAHPAE; encoded by the coding sequence ATGCAGTCCCACGCCACTGCCTCGCGCGCCGATCAGAACCGCGCTCTGGGCCTGAGCACCATAGCCTTCACCGCCTGTTTCGCGGTCTGGACGATCTTTTCCATCATCGGCGTCGCCATCAAGGGCGAGCTGGGCTTGAACGACACCCAGTTCGGCCTGCTGGTCGCCACGCCGATCCTGACAGGGTCACTGACCCGCATTTTCCTCGGCGTCTGGACCGAGAAATACGGCGGACGGCTAGTGTTCTCGGCGCAGATGATCCTTGCGGCTTTGGCCACCTGGGCGCTGACCTTCGCCGACAGCTACGTCATGTATCTGGTCGCAGCACTGGGCGTGGGTCTTGCCGGCGGGTCCTTCATCATCGGCGTGGCCTATGTCAGCCGCTGGTATGACGCGGGCCATCAGGGCACGGCCCTGGGCATCTTCGGCGCGGGCAATATCGGCGCGGCGGTGACCAAGTTCGTCGCCCCCTTCGTGATGGTCGCCTATGGCTGGCAGGGTGTGGCCAACACCTGGGCCGCGGCACTTGCCCTGATGGGCGTGATCTTCTTCGTCTTTGCCAAGGACGACCCCGCGCTGGTGGAGCGTCGCAAATCCGGTGCCAAGGCTCCTGGATTTGCCCAGCAGTTCGCGCCGCTGAAGAATCTGCAGGTGTGGCGTTTCTCGCTGTACTACTTCTTCGTCTTCGGTGCCTTCGTGGCGCTGGCGTTGTGGCTGCCGCACTATCTGATCGACGTCTACGGCGTCGATGTGCGCACGGCGGGTATGGCGGCCGCGTCCTTCAGCCTGTCGGCCAGCCTGTTCCGCGCTTATGGCGGGCACCTCTCGGACAAGTTCGGCGCGCGGTCGGTCATGTACTGGACCTTCGGCTTTTCCATGCTGTTCCTGTTCATGCTCTCCTATCCGCCAACGGATTACATCATCCAGGGCAAGGACGGCCCGATCGCCTTTTCGACCAGCATGGGCCTGTGGCCCTTCATCGCCACCCTGTTCGCGCTTGGCTTCTTCATGAGCCTCGGCAAGGCGGCGGTCTTCAAGCACATCCCGGTCTACTACCCCAACCATGTCGGCGCAGTCGGGGGTCTTGTCGGCATGATCGGCGGGCTTGGCGGCTTTGTTCTGCCCATCGCCTTCGGCGCGCTTCTGGACCTGACCGGCATCTACACCTCGTGCTTTGCCCTGCTGTTCGTGCTGGTCGCCCTGGCCCTGACCTGGATGCACCTGTCGGTCCGCGCGATGGAACGTGCCGCCCATGGCGAGGCCTTGGACAGCCTGCCGCAACTGCCGGAAATGCAGGCCATCCACCACCCGGACCGCACCACCATGCCCCGCGTGCTGGAGGATTGGCGTCCCGAAGAACCCGCGTTCTGGGCCGATAAGGGCCGCAGCATTGCCCGTCGCAACCTCTGGATCTCGATCCCGGCGCTGCTGCTGGCCTTCTCGGTCTGGATGGTCTGGTCGATGGTCGTAGCCAAGCTGCCGCTGATCGGCTTTGCCTTCACGCCCGAGCAACTGTTCTGGCTGGCGGCCCTGCCCGCCCTGTCAGGCGCGACACTGCGGATCTTCTACGGCTTCATGGTGCCGATCTTTGGCGGCAGGCTTTGGACGACGCTGTCCACCGCCTCACTGATGCTGCCTGCCATCGGGATCGGCTATGCGGTGCAGAACCCGGAGACCCCCTACTTCATCTTCCTGGTGCTGGCGCTGCTGTGCGGGCTTGGCGGGGCCAACTTTGCCTCCTCCATGGCCAACATCGGCTACTTCTTCCCCAAGGCCGAAAAGGGCAACGCCCTGGCGCTGAACGCAGGCCTTGGCAACCTTGGCGTCAGCGTCATGCAGTTCCTGGTGCCGCTGGTCATCTCCGTGGGCGTCTTCGGAGCGATGGGAGGGGCACCGCAAGCCCTGACCGAAGGTGGCGAGCTCTGGATGCAGAACGCAGGGTTCATCTGGGTGCCGTTCATCCTGATCTCGACCATCGCGGCATGGGTCGGGATGAATGACATCGCCGACGCCAAGGCCAGCTTTGCCCAGCAATCGGTGATCTTCGGACGCACCCACAACTGGCTGATGTGCGTCCTCTATATCGGCACCTTCGGCAGCTTCATCGGTTATTCGGCTGGCTTTCCGCTGCTGAGCCGGATCGCCTTTCCGGACATCAACGCCCTGCAATACGTCTTCCTCGGTCCCCTTGTCGGTGCGCTGTCCCGCGCGGGTACGGGCTGGGTGTCTGACAAGTTCGGCGGCGGGCGGGTCACCTTCTGGGTCTTCGTCGGCATGATCGCCTCGGTCCTTGGTGTGATCCTGTCGCTGCAGGCGGGCAGCTTTGCCGGGTTCTTCGCCGGGTTCATGGCGCTGTTCTTCTTCACCGGGGTCGGCAATGCGTCGACCTTCCAGATGATCCCGGTGATCATGGGCCGCGAAGTGCCGCGCCTGATGCCGCAGCTGGCCGG